From a region of the Rhipicephalus microplus isolate Deutch F79 chromosome X, USDA_Rmic, whole genome shotgun sequence genome:
- the LOC142775715 gene encoding uncharacterized protein LOC142775715 isoform X1 codes for MHSLLEHLQDAFDGTIDAVTVSTPTDCVVLGAADKVDVASEYPENDAAAGVIGEAVAFEIFTTTSDSADDGVTQAPGLSLARDTEDAEGLECEDDAGIETVGDITSLQVPDGATITLPFTDCGHGDTEETNSFLYGSPCEGLFSAEYVIGEKGSMERIGEEVFHSPCESPCSVSNHCEEKVQLGHCGRRQKSAVQHSVGFSQRVNEKRRCSHAFLVHANVFIRCVFAVVYLIPSSCGRVNIGQTGRCLNKRLREHSLAVKGKNGGHLDFHCRKCGCTLQFENASVMAKAREKTEREIIEAYFIRQYNDKRISMPSISLSDREMVFIHGDV; via the coding sequence ATGCACTCCTTGTTGGAACACTTACAAGATGCATTCGATGGCACTATCGATGCTGTGACCGTGAGCACGCCTACCGATTGCGTAGTCCTTGGCGCAGCCGATAAGGTTGATGTGGCATCCGAGTACCCAGAGAACGACGCAGCAGCCGGCGTCATTGGGGAGGCAGTTGCTTTTGAAATCTTCACCACGACCAGTGACAGCGCTGACGACGGCGTCACACAGGCGCCGGGACTGTCACTGGCACGCGACACCGAAGACGCCGAAGGACTAGAGTGTGAGGACGACGCTGGCATTGAGACTGTGGGAGACATCACTAGCTTACAAGTGCCTGACGGCGCTACGATTACGCTACCGTTCACTGACTGCGGCCACGGTGACACTGAAGAAACCAACAGCTTCCTCTACGGTTCTCCCTGCGAAGGCCTGTTCTCAGCTGAATATGTAATTGGTGAGAAGGGTAGTATGGAGAGAATCGGCGAAGAGGTCTTTCATTCACCGTGTGAAAGTCCATGTTCAGTGTCCAACCACTGTGAGGAGAAGGTTCAGCTAGGGCACTGCGGACGTCGACAAAAAAGCGCAGTGCAACATAGTGTTGGATTTTCTCAGCGAGTGAATGAAAAAAGAAGATGCTCACATGCTTTTCTTGTGCATGcgaacgtgttcattaggtgtgtatttgcTGTTGTATATCTGATCCCGTCGTCGTGTGGGAGGGTGAacatagggcagacggggcgttgcctcaacaaacgcttgcgtgagcacagtctggccgtaaaaggaaaaaatggtGGTCATTTAGATTTCCATTGTAGGAAATGTGGTTGCACCCTCCAGTTTGAgaatgcgtcagtcatggctaaggcaCGTGAAAAGACCGAAAGGGAGATTATCGAAGCGTACTTTATCAGGCAATATAATGACAAGCgcataagcatgccttcaatttcactttcggacagggaaatggtcttcATACATGGTGatgtgtaa